From the Desulfomonilia bacterium genome, one window contains:
- a CDS encoding beta-N-acetylhexosaminidase, translating to MSSPYNIIPWPEKVISDEGFLSFSKKIIITLPEQADDAWVRKAYVFKDKLKERFGIDAGVISGSGENAETPSIVIEHVMHREEAYRLSVKDIIRISSGSHSGLHNAFMTLLQLIIRNKSSVVVPKVHIEDSPRFSWRGTLIDPARNFLPVCMVKEYIDHISELKLNILHWHLVDDQGWRMESLIFPRLHLSGGKGGYYTQSEIREIIAYAEDRNVMILPEIDMPGHTSAMLSAYPELSCTGKPVELRQRPGIFASALCASNEAVYDFIDRLLGEVAGLFPFPFVHIGSDEVVAGDWLNHDACTSLMNKNGIKDKTGLHAYFVSRVNDILIKHGRKMIAWDEVTHFIPDGAIVQAWRNHKFALVAAEAGHDAIVSPTTHCYYDYPHIVTSVEKVYSFEPVPENITTNLANHILGTEANLWGEWITPEKLTKRAFPRMLAHAEVCWTQKENRNFIHFRDRMHAISDDMKKRGVRFGTNFEPFLWLWFGIMKLYEILFIRDKDKGSE from the coding sequence TTGAGCAGCCCGTACAATATCATACCCTGGCCTGAAAAAGTCATTTCTGATGAAGGTTTTCTGAGCTTTAGCAAAAAGATCATCATAACTTTGCCTGAACAAGCGGATGATGCATGGGTAAGAAAGGCTTATGTTTTCAAAGATAAATTGAAAGAACGCTTCGGTATTGACGCAGGTGTGATTTCCGGTTCAGGAGAGAATGCGGAAACCCCTTCGATCGTGATCGAACATGTCATGCACCGGGAAGAAGCCTACAGGCTCTCTGTAAAGGATATTATCAGAATCAGCTCCGGTTCGCATTCCGGGCTTCATAATGCATTCATGACACTGCTGCAGCTTATTATACGAAACAAAAGTTCAGTTGTTGTCCCGAAGGTTCATATTGAGGACAGCCCTCGATTTTCCTGGAGGGGAACACTGATTGATCCCGCACGCAATTTCCTTCCTGTCTGTATGGTCAAGGAATATATCGATCATATATCCGAACTCAAACTTAACATCCTACACTGGCATCTGGTCGATGACCAGGGGTGGCGTATGGAGAGTCTGATCTTTCCCAGGCTGCACCTCTCCGGGGGAAAAGGCGGATATTATACACAGTCCGAGATACGCGAGATCATAGCCTATGCGGAAGACCGGAATGTAATGATCCTTCCGGAAATCGACATGCCCGGCCATACATCGGCAATGCTTTCTGCCTATCCCGAACTTTCCTGCACAGGAAAACCTGTGGAACTGAGGCAGCGGCCGGGTATTTTTGCATCCGCCCTTTGCGCGTCGAACGAGGCGGTATATGATTTCATCGACAGGCTTTTAGGTGAAGTCGCAGGGCTTTTCCCCTTCCCCTTTGTTCATATAGGCTCCGATGAAGTGGTCGCCGGTGACTGGCTCAACCATGATGCATGCACATCTCTTATGAACAAGAATGGAATAAAGGACAAAACAGGACTTCATGCATATTTTGTTTCTCGCGTAAATGATATCCTCATAAAGCATGGCAGGAAAATGATCGCATGGGACGAGGTTACTCATTTCATACCTGACGGGGCAATCGTTCAGGCATGGAGAAACCACAAATTCGCTCTAGTGGCAGCTGAAGCGGGACATGATGCCATTGTATCGCCTACCACGCACTGTTATTATGATTATCCCCATATAGTCACATCAGTTGAAAAGGTATATTCATTTGAACCTGTTCCTGAAAACATTACCACAAATCTTGCAAATCATATTCTGGGAACCGAGGCCAATCTATGGGGGGAATGGATTACACCTGAAAAACTTACAAAGAGAGCCTTCCCCAGGATGCTTGCTCATGCCGAGGTCTGCTGGACACAAAAAGAAAATCGAAATTTTATACATTTCAGGGACAGAATGCATGCCATTTCAGACGACATGAAAAAAAGAGGGGTGCGTTTCGGCACGAACTTCGAGCCGTTCCTGTGGCTATGGTTCGGCATCATGAAGCTTTATGAAATCCTCTTTATCAGAGACAAGGACAAAGGCAGCGAATAG
- the lon gene encoding endopeptidase La yields MFAMIVRDNVFFPHSSFSLKVSPEMAELLKLQGELAIFFKTPMSSGDIGVRCLVREAHDDTVIIDGECRVRSMERMDGEIGDIRVTDVPDWYEKNLLNEGLIQGVRALVKLVFPNSVNLMKEKNPGNFADMVAANIDLPIQEKMRFLYTPDSMTRIKLVFGYLNRISPKAQRANNSKAGNPMAEETKELEERIERTPLPEEARTALNKEMGRLKYMHQYSPEYTVSRSYIEFILDMPWEIRTQDFIDIEKAKEVLDRDHFNLKDAKERILEFLAVKKLKADSKGSIICFVGPPGVGKTSLGKSIAEAMGRKYIRMSLGGIRDEAEIRGHRRTYIGAMPGRIIKEIQRAGTMNPVFILDEIDKLGKDFRGDPASAMLEVLDPEQNFSFKDNYMEIPFDLSQVMFIATANTTETIPATLLDRMEIIDIAGYSDDEKLNIAKLHLIRKKAAESGLENEPIIFDDEATMMIINSYTVESGVRDLERKIESLFRKIAKRKASDLEIPERVTCEIVREYLGPVTRYKEQAMNSDCIGISTGLAWTPAGGEILLIEVSSMPGSGKIELTGNMGQVMQESARIAIGYLKSRIADLVVEPVDFSKIDIHIHVPAGAISKDGPSAGLAILCALLSYFQARPVRSDTAITGEVTLSGRVLPVGGIKEKVLAAERAGISRVILPAKNEADILKLTTDVSLNLEIIYVSSFGDAAQLFFRDELTSIPVSA; encoded by the coding sequence ATGTTTGCAATGATAGTGAGGGATAATGTTTTTTTTCCACACAGCTCATTTTCCCTTAAAGTAAGTCCCGAGATGGCTGAACTCCTGAAGCTGCAGGGAGAGCTGGCTATTTTTTTCAAAACCCCGATGTCTTCTGGAGATATAGGTGTAAGATGCCTGGTCAGGGAAGCCCATGATGACACTGTCATCATAGACGGCGAATGCAGGGTCAGGTCCATGGAACGGATGGACGGCGAAATAGGAGACATACGTGTTACGGATGTTCCGGACTGGTATGAAAAAAACCTTCTGAACGAAGGACTAATCCAGGGGGTCAGGGCCCTGGTCAAGCTTGTGTTTCCCAATTCCGTCAACCTTATGAAAGAAAAGAATCCCGGCAATTTTGCAGATATGGTCGCTGCAAACATTGACCTTCCGATTCAGGAAAAGATGAGATTCCTGTACACACCCGACAGTATGACGAGGATAAAGCTCGTTTTCGGCTATCTCAACCGCATCAGTCCGAAGGCACAGAGGGCAAACAATTCGAAGGCGGGCAACCCAATGGCGGAAGAGACAAAAGAACTTGAGGAAAGGATCGAGAGGACTCCACTGCCGGAAGAGGCAAGAACAGCCCTCAACAAGGAAATGGGCAGGCTTAAATATATGCACCAGTATTCTCCGGAATATACGGTCAGCAGAAGCTATATCGAGTTTATTCTCGACATGCCGTGGGAGATAAGGACTCAGGATTTCATCGACATTGAAAAGGCGAAAGAGGTACTTGACAGGGATCATTTCAATCTCAAGGATGCGAAGGAAAGAATACTTGAGTTCCTGGCCGTTAAAAAGCTCAAGGCGGATTCGAAAGGATCCATCATATGTTTTGTGGGGCCTCCCGGTGTAGGAAAAACATCCCTTGGAAAAAGCATTGCCGAGGCGATGGGCAGAAAGTATATCAGGATGTCTCTCGGCGGAATTCGTGATGAAGCCGAAATAAGGGGCCACAGAAGGACATATATCGGGGCCATGCCTGGCAGAATCATCAAGGAAATCCAGCGTGCAGGGACAATGAATCCCGTGTTCATTTTGGATGAAATTGACAAGCTCGGAAAGGATTTCAGGGGTGATCCGGCATCGGCCATGCTGGAGGTTCTTGATCCCGAACAGAACTTTTCCTTTAAAGACAACTATATGGAAATACCGTTCGACCTTTCGCAGGTCATGTTCATAGCGACTGCGAACACAACGGAAACAATACCTGCAACACTTCTGGACAGGATGGAGATAATCGACATTGCCGGGTACTCGGATGACGAAAAGCTGAATATCGCAAAGCTTCATCTGATAAGGAAAAAGGCTGCCGAGTCAGGTCTTGAAAATGAGCCTATCATTTTTGATGATGAAGCCACGATGATGATCATAAACTCGTATACTGTCGAGTCGGGTGTACGCGACCTCGAAAGAAAGATTGAGAGTCTGTTCAGAAAAATCGCCAAGAGAAAGGCGTCTGATCTTGAAATTCCGGAACGTGTTACCTGCGAAATCGTCCGCGAATACCTCGGGCCCGTGACAAGATACAAAGAGCAGGCCATGAACAGCGACTGCATAGGCATATCGACCGGCCTTGCATGGACGCCGGCAGGCGGTGAGATTCTGCTTATCGAAGTATCATCGATGCCAGGCTCTGGTAAAATCGAACTGACCGGTAATATGGGCCAGGTCATGCAGGAATCCGCAAGAATAGCAATCGGATATCTGAAAAGCAGAATTGCAGACCTTGTGGTCGAACCTGTTGATTTTTCCAAAATCGATATACATATCCATGTCCCTGCAGGCGCCATATCAAAAGACGGGCCTTCAGCCGGTCTTGCGATTCTCTGTGCACTCCTTTCCTATTTCCAGGCCAGACCTGTAAGGAGCGACACGGCGATAACCGGCGAAGTGACCCTTTCAGGGCGTGTACTCCCTGTAGGCGGTATAAAGGAGAAGGTCCTTGCCGCAGAAAGGGCAGGCATAAGCAGAGTTATACTTCCTGCAAAAAATGAGGCGGACATATTGAAACTGACAACCGATGTATCCCTTAACCTGGAAATAATATATGTCAGCAGCTTTGGTGATGCCGCCCAGCTCTTTTTCAGGGATGAATTAACCTCTATACCTGTTTCAGCATAG
- a CDS encoding galactokinase family protein — MSPFTCLSKFSRYDDFYDRLVEKGLSRRASVSKANLFAICCSKLIEQGADKDAESVMLFVPGRIELLGKHTDYAGGRCLLAALERGFCFTAVGRNDNKINIYDMSSVMKTSFNLDAGLIPEAGHWTNYPVTAARRIARNFGPDLKGADIAFASDLPSGSGMSSSSALITGFSLCIAHINRLFEKHKFVSSITDGKSLAGYLGAIEKGHDFGGLPGDIGTGTLTGGEDYTALMCCSKNRFSQYSFSPVVLEREIPLPDGYVMGIATSGVKAGLADNILEKHKMIYMLTSVLVDIWNRHHTTFFNNLNEVLMDAGVDYIKKSFPAIIRKSLKKGGLDPIYLIKRLEQFIRESMEIIPAAGDSLIDCNIEEFGRLADESQNLGVTHLGNQTPQTIFLNKAARKLGAPASSAFNSGQGGSVWALVPVQAAAEGFFFEWADEYRKAFPESMKDAEFFSSWLGPASFRIEAA, encoded by the coding sequence TTGAGTCCTTTTACATGCCTTTCAAAGTTTTCCAGATATGATGACTTCTATGACAGGCTTGTTGAAAAGGGCTTGAGCAGGAGGGCTTCTGTTTCAAAGGCCAACCTGTTTGCAATATGCTGTTCAAAACTTATCGAACAGGGGGCTGATAAGGACGCCGAATCCGTAATGCTTTTTGTTCCCGGTCGTATAGAACTTTTAGGAAAACATACGGATTACGCCGGCGGCCGGTGCCTTCTTGCCGCCCTTGAAAGGGGCTTCTGTTTTACAGCGGTAGGCAGGAATGACAATAAGATTAATATTTACGATATGTCCAGCGTCATGAAAACTTCATTCAACCTCGATGCAGGGCTTATCCCGGAGGCAGGGCACTGGACGAACTACCCTGTTACTGCAGCAAGGAGAATCGCCCGTAATTTCGGCCCTGATCTGAAAGGCGCAGACATCGCCTTTGCCAGCGATCTGCCTTCAGGATCGGGAATGAGCAGTTCGAGTGCTCTGATAACAGGCTTTTCGCTTTGCATTGCACACATCAACAGGCTGTTTGAAAAGCACAAGTTTGTTTCCAGCATTACTGACGGCAAATCTCTGGCTGGCTATCTCGGAGCCATTGAAAAAGGACACGATTTCGGAGGATTGCCCGGAGATATCGGCACCGGGACATTAACAGGCGGTGAGGATTATACAGCGCTCATGTGCTGTTCAAAAAACCGGTTCAGCCAGTATTCATTCTCTCCTGTTGTCCTTGAAAGGGAAATCCCGCTTCCTGACGGATATGTAATGGGCATTGCAACCAGCGGTGTAAAAGCCGGGCTGGCAGACAATATTCTGGAAAAGCACAAAATGATTTACATGCTCACATCGGTGCTGGTCGATATCTGGAACAGACATCACACCACTTTCTTTAATAACCTCAATGAGGTGCTTATGGATGCAGGTGTTGATTATATTAAAAAATCATTCCCGGCAATAATCAGGAAATCGCTAAAAAAGGGCGGACTCGATCCCATATACCTCATAAAGCGTCTTGAACAGTTCATAAGGGAAAGCATGGAAATAATCCCTGCTGCCGGAGATTCGCTGATTGACTGCAACATTGAGGAATTCGGAAGACTGGCTGACGAATCACAGAATCTCGGGGTAACGCATCTCGGCAACCAGACGCCCCAGACCATATTTTTAAACAAGGCTGCACGGAAACTGGGAGCACCCGCATCATCGGCTTTCAATTCAGGTCAAGGAGGTTCGGTGTGGGCGCTTGTCCCTGTTCAGGCTGCGGCCGAGGGTTTTTTCTTCGAGTGGGCGGATGAATACAGAAAGGCCTTTCCCGAAAGCATGAAAGACGCCGAGTTCTTTTCGAGCTGGCTGGGGCCTGCATCATTCAGGATTGAGGCCGCATAA
- a CDS encoding NAD(P)/FAD-dependent oxidoreductase: MYDVIIIGAGYGGMSTAALLGEYGKKILVLEGSALKGGRAASFKDSDGYTWEYGAHSHRLAHKGIANQVFKKLGEEIEFIPEARDSKLIFKGKVWERPRGPLEFLSTPMLSLKARFTLLLFLLKLKKAHPHDWYEKTLLQFYRTWFNNKEVEEFLSFFGMTVMCPDATKVSAGEVIDFLQRALAAGIGVGEPAGGSAQLFKKLKKHIDKRGEIRLEEKAVSIIVENGHVRGVVTNNGIYNANRVVFAARLPLLLDIIDNSLLSNKLVSYAKNLENSSGLSIDFITHGPASSIKGSILGVDIPIWAKFQSNTDASFTPKDKYLSTWGIMLPWKYDGDPAVAEKTEKKLKSTISHFFPGFLPNIVKERKIVANVMNGNVLTPGQSKPKRPRVVCDTVQGLYFVGDTVRGDGCSGDISFSSAIKVADTISGEQFY; the protein is encoded by the coding sequence ATGTATGATGTTATAATTATAGGGGCTGGTTATGGAGGTATGAGTACTGCGGCGCTGCTCGGAGAATATGGCAAGAAGATTCTTGTTCTCGAAGGCTCTGCGCTTAAAGGCGGCAGGGCTGCATCTTTCAAGGACAGTGACGGCTATACATGGGAATACGGCGCCCATTCACACAGGCTTGCACATAAAGGTATTGCAAATCAGGTATTCAAAAAACTTGGTGAAGAGATCGAATTTATCCCGGAAGCCAGGGATTCAAAATTGATATTCAAGGGAAAAGTCTGGGAAAGGCCACGGGGTCCTCTGGAATTTCTCTCAACCCCCATGCTGAGCCTTAAGGCAAGGTTCACGCTGCTGCTTTTTCTTCTGAAATTAAAAAAAGCGCATCCCCATGACTGGTATGAGAAGACCTTACTTCAATTTTACCGTACATGGTTCAACAATAAAGAGGTCGAGGAATTCCTATCGTTTTTCGGCATGACCGTCATGTGTCCCGATGCTACAAAGGTCAGCGCCGGAGAGGTTATAGATTTTCTCCAAAGGGCGCTAGCAGCAGGAATCGGTGTTGGTGAACCTGCAGGCGGTTCAGCACAGCTTTTCAAGAAGCTGAAAAAACATATAGATAAAAGAGGAGAAATAAGGCTTGAAGAAAAGGCTGTTTCAATAATTGTAGAAAACGGACATGTCAGGGGAGTGGTAACAAATAATGGGATCTATAATGCAAACAGGGTTGTTTTCGCAGCAAGACTGCCTCTTCTTCTGGACATTATCGACAACTCGCTGCTTTCCAACAAGCTGGTTTCATATGCGAAGAACCTGGAAAACAGTTCGGGCCTTTCAATTGATTTCATAACGCATGGTCCTGCAAGCAGCATCAAGGGAAGCATACTTGGTGTTGACATTCCGATATGGGCAAAATTCCAGTCGAATACGGATGCTTCCTTCACGCCAAAGGATAAATACCTTTCGACCTGGGGAATCATGCTGCCATGGAAATACGACGGTGATCCTGCTGTTGCCGAGAAAACAGAAAAAAAATTGAAGTCGACCATCTCTCATTTTTTCCCCGGGTTTCTGCCGAACATCGTTAAAGAAAGAAAGATCGTTGCCAATGTCATGAACGGCAACGTGCTTACTCCGGGACAGTCCAAACCCAAAAGGCCGCGGGTTGTATGCGACACCGTCCAGGGGCTTTATTTCGTGGGTGACACCGTCAGAGGTGACGGCTGTTCCGGCGACATCAGTTTTTCTTCAGCTATAAAGGTTGCGGATACCATTTCCGGAGAGCAGTTCTATTAA
- a CDS encoding nucleotidyltransferase family protein produces MEKAVILARGLGTRMRSRDNDAEVSPEQNHVADTGIKAMIPIGRPFLDYVISALADAGYKKICLVIGPGAEFDPLRDYYGSINPKRVLISFAEQEKPEGTADAVLAASGFTGDDAFAVINSDNYYPAEALVALRQSDSCATVAFDGKALVEHGNIPAERISKYALLEPDEKYYLKRIIEKPSEEFMKENAGGMYVSMNCWKFSKSIFEACRSIKPSIRGEYEIASAVEYAISNLNEKFRMIPVRLGVLDMTGRSDIKSVDSFLRHKEVSL; encoded by the coding sequence ATGGAAAAGGCCGTGATTCTCGCACGTGGTCTGGGCACCAGGATGAGGAGCCGGGATAATGATGCTGAAGTAAGTCCTGAACAGAATCATGTCGCCGATACCGGAATAAAGGCCATGATCCCTATCGGCAGGCCGTTTCTGGATTATGTGATAAGCGCGCTTGCCGATGCAGGGTATAAAAAGATATGCTTGGTTATCGGGCCGGGTGCGGAATTCGATCCTCTCAGGGATTATTACGGTTCGATAAATCCCAAAAGGGTGCTGATAAGTTTTGCCGAGCAGGAGAAGCCTGAAGGCACTGCCGATGCGGTTCTGGCTGCATCGGGATTTACAGGGGATGATGCATTCGCTGTAATCAATTCGGATAATTATTATCCTGCCGAAGCGCTCGTAGCCCTGAGACAATCCGATTCGTGCGCTACTGTCGCATTCGACGGTAAAGCGCTTGTCGAACATGGCAATATCCCTGCTGAACGCATATCAAAATATGCCCTGCTGGAGCCTGATGAAAAATATTATCTGAAAAGGATTATCGAGAAGCCTTCCGAAGAGTTCATGAAGGAGAATGCAGGCGGGATGTACGTAAGCATGAACTGCTGGAAATTCTCCAAATCGATATTTGAGGCCTGCCGCTCCATAAAGCCATCCATAAGAGGTGAGTACGAGATTGCATCCGCTGTTGAATACGCCATCAGCAATCTTAACGAAAAATTCAGGATGATACCTGTCAGGCTGGGTGTCCTCGATATGACGGGGCGTTCGGATATAAAGTCAGTCGATTCCTTTCTCAGGCATAAGGAGGTCAGCCTTTGA
- a CDS encoding acetyl-CoA C-acyltransferase, whose amino-acid sequence MKDVVIVSACRTAIGTFGGTLKDVILADLGAAVMKEAVKRAGIDPSTIDDVRFGCCMEHVNTLNSTRTAALLAGIPVTVPAVTINRVCPSGMEATASGMAMIQAGMADTVLVGGMEHMSGVPYASLEARWGCRLQDKTLVDCIIRGLHCGSYVQPLSDDSPAKDTPLFDMFKGKPYIMGQTAEFIAAIYGITREEMDEVALKSHNCAERATKEGAFAEEIVPIEIPSKKKGKPPVIFDKDEHFRPGLTMQDLADLPPAFIPKIGKVTAGNSSGINDGASAMVIMSADKAKELGLKPLAKIRSVGRGGCHPSVMGLSPTPAVKNLLKNDPKLTIDSFELIELNEAFASQYIGCERDLGFKRDRANLNGSGIGLGHPVGSTGCRIIVSLLYGMRNRGKNLGLATICGGGGVGMATAIEII is encoded by the coding sequence ATGAAGGATGTGGTTATTGTTTCGGCATGCAGGACCGCAATCGGAACATTCGGCGGTACGTTAAAAGATGTAATATTGGCTGATCTCGGTGCAGCTGTAATGAAGGAGGCCGTCAAAAGGGCGGGAATTGATCCCTCAACCATCGATGATGTCCGTTTCGGATGCTGCATGGAGCATGTGAACACCCTCAATTCAACAAGAACGGCAGCTCTTCTTGCAGGTATCCCTGTTACTGTTCCGGCAGTTACAATCAACAGGGTATGTCCTTCGGGAATGGAAGCCACGGCAAGCGGCATGGCCATGATACAGGCCGGCATGGCTGACACGGTTCTTGTCGGCGGCATGGAGCACATGTCAGGTGTTCCTTACGCATCGCTTGAGGCCCGCTGGGGTTGCAGGCTTCAGGACAAAACCCTTGTCGACTGCATTATAAGAGGACTTCACTGCGGTTCGTATGTACAGCCGCTTTCAGATGACAGCCCGGCAAAAGACACGCCGCTATTCGATATGTTCAAGGGAAAGCCCTACATCATGGGCCAGACAGCGGAATTCATAGCAGCGATATACGGCATAACACGGGAAGAAATGGATGAAGTGGCACTGAAAAGCCACAACTGTGCGGAAAGGGCAACAAAAGAAGGTGCATTTGCTGAAGAGATAGTCCCTATTGAAATACCCAGCAAAAAGAAGGGCAAACCGCCTGTAATATTCGACAAAGACGAACACTTCAGACCCGGGCTTACCATGCAGGACCTTGCAGACCTTCCGCCGGCATTCATTCCCAAAATAGGCAAGGTAACCGCAGGCAATTCATCAGGCATCAACGATGGCGCATCGGCGATGGTCATCATGAGCGCGGACAAGGCAAAAGAACTTGGCTTGAAGCCGCTCGCTAAAATCCGCTCGGTCGGCCGTGGCGGATGCCATCCTTCGGTAATGGGCCTGAGTCCCACTCCAGCAGTCAAGAACCTTCTGAAGAATGACCCGAAACTGACCATCGACAGCTTTGAGCTTATAGAGCTTAACGAAGCCTTTGCATCTCAGTATATCGGATGCGAAAGGGACCTCGGATTCAAAAGAGACCGGGCAAACCTCAACGGCTCAGGCATCGGTCTGGGCCATCCTGTGGGTTCGACAGGCTGCCGTATAATAGTATCGCTCTTATACGGGATGAGAAATCGCGGTAAAAATCTCGGACTCGCAACCATCTGCGGTGGCGGTGGTGTAGGAATGGCGACAGCGATAGAAATAATCTGA